One window of Pyrus communis chromosome 12, drPyrComm1.1, whole genome shotgun sequence genomic DNA carries:
- the LOC137710963 gene encoding transcription factor EGL1-like: MAVPENLRKQLALSVRSIQWSYGIFWSISARQPGVLEWGDGYYNGDIKTRKTVQAVELDADQMGLQRSEQLRELYDSLSVGEASPQARRPSASLSPEDLADTEWYYLVCMSFVFNIGQGLPGRTLANGKPTWLCNAHYVDSKLFSRSLLAKSASIQTVVCFPFLGGVIELGVTELVLEDPSLIQHVKTSFLEAPYPIIASKRTNPSAGSTRHDNDLACAVLDDDIVDTKLIPVVGCQEMDVTSPDDSSNGLGPNQPADDSFMVEGMNGGASQVQSWQFMDDELSNFVHHSMDSSDCISQTLVYPEKVLSGPKTEKANDHCPQEHKECNSTKRTSLDPQGNDLQYKSVLSALLKSSHQLVLGPHFQNSHQESSFTSWKRGGFVKCRTQRGGTPQKLLKKILLEVPQMHVDCVLEPPEDTSNVNEVCRPEADDIDTNHALSERRRREKLNERFCILKSMVPSVSKEDKVSILDDTIEHLKDLEKRVEELESFWELTNSDSKMKRKLQETVERTSDNCCNPKISNGKKAIVYKRKASDVDETEPEINHIVSKNVSSDNITVNTNNKDVLIEMKFPWREGVLLEIMDATSRLHLDAHSVQSSTADGILSLTIKSRFKGTSIASAGTIKQALDRFARS; the protein is encoded by the exons ATGGCGGTGCCTGAGAACCTGAGAAAACAGCTTGCTCTTTCTGTGAGAAGTATCCAGTGGAGCTATGGAATTTTCTGGTCCATTTCAGCCAGACAACCAGG GGTGTTAGAGTGGGGTGATGGGTACTACAATGGAGATATAAAGACTAGGAAAACAGTTCAAGCCGTAGAGCTTGATGCTGACCAAATGGGTTTGCAAAGGAGTGAACAACTTAGAGAACTTTATGATTCCCTCTCGGTGGGCGAAGCAAGTCCGCAGGCTAGAAGGCCTTCTGCATCATTATCACCCGAAGATCTGGCTGATACAGAGTGGTATTACCTAGTTTGTATGTCGTTCGTCTTCAACATTGGCCAAGG GTTGCCGGGAAGAACATTAGCAAATGGCAAACCTACCTGGCTATGCAATGCTCACTATGTGGATAGTAAACTGTTTTCTCGTTCACTACTAGCAAAG AGTGCATCCATTCAG ACTGTTGTATGCTTTCCATTTTTGGGAGGAGTGATCGAGCTCGGTGTGACTGAGCTG GTTCTAGAGGACCCTAGTCTCATTCAGCATGTTAAAACATCTTTCTTGGAGGCTCCATATCCCATAATCGCTTCCAAGAGAACCAATCCTAGTGCAGGAAGCACAAGACACGACAATGATCTTGCTTGTGCCGTGCTTGATGATGATATAGTCGACACCAAATTAATTCCTGTTGTTGGGTGTCAAGAAATGGATGTGACTTCACCTGATGACAGTTCAAATGGTTTGGGCCCTAATCAACCGGCTGATGATTCATTCATGGTGGAAGGGATGAACGGAGGAGCTTCCCAAGTGCAAAGCTGGCAATTTATGGACGATGAGTTAAGTAATTTTGTGCACCATTCCATGGATTCCAGTGATTGTATATCTCAGACTTTGGTGTATCCGGAAAAGGTTCTCTCTGGTCCTAAGACTGAAAAGGCAAATGATCACTGCCCGCAGGAACATAAAGAGTGCAATAGCACTAAAAGGACCTCCTTGGATCCTCAAGGCAATGACTTGCAGTATAAAAGTGTTCTTTCTGCTCTTTTGAAGAGCTCACACCAATTGGTTTTGGGGCCACACTTCCAGAATTCTCATCAGGAATCCAGCTTTACCAGTTGGAAGAGAGGAGGGTTTGTAAAATGCCGGACACAAAGAGGTGGAACCCCGCAAAAATTATTGAAGAAGATTTTGCTTGAAGTTCCTCAGATGCATGTTGACTGCGTGCTCGAGCCCCCAGAAGATACCAGCAATGTAAATGAGGTTTGTAGACCAGAGGCCGATGATATTGATACGAATCATGCATTATCTGAGAGGAGGCGGAGGGAAAAACTGAACGAAAGATTTTGCATTTTGAAATCAATGGTTCCCTCGGTTAGCAAG GAGGACAAAGTATCCATATTAGATGATACAATAGAGCATTTGAAAGATCTTGAGAAAAGAGTTGAAGAGTTGGAATCGTTTTGGGAGCTAACAAATTCAGACTCAAAAATGAAGAGGAAACTCCAAGAAACAGTTGAGAGAACATCAGACAACTGTTGCAACCCCAAAATTAGCAATGGGAAGAAGGCTATAGTTTACAAGAGGAAGGCCAGTGACGTTGATGAAACAGAACCAGAAATCAATCACATTGTATCGAAGAACGTTTCAAGTGATAATATAACAGTTAATACGAACAACAAAGATGTTCTAATTGAGATGAAGTTTCCTTGGAGGGAGGGAGTGTTGCTAGAGATCATGGATGCCACAAGCCGGCTTCATTTAGATGCTCACTCGGTTCAATCATCCACCGCGGATGGAATTCTTTCCCTGACCATTAAATCCAGG TTCAAGGGGACGAGTATTGCATCGGCAGGGACAATCAAGCAAGCACTTGATAGATTTGCCAGAAGCTGA